The window TAGAAAATATGTTTATCTTAAAGTAAAGTACAAAATTGACCTTCAAAATCATATTTATCTTAACATCGACTCACGTATTAGAGACATATATAAACGTATTGTAAATAATAATTACACGGATATGGGTATCAAATTTGAATATCAAGATTTCTTTGCTCCTGTAAATGAAATTAAAGGTATTAAAGGCTTAAAAATATCTGCCGTACTCAAAGACGATGACAAAACTCAAATTTCAAGCATTAATGATTCAGAATTTAAAGAAAATCAAGATATAGATGTTAAGCCTGAAGAATTGCTTATATTTAATCTTACAGACAACCTATTCATTGATATTACATCTTAAGACATAAGGAATATAAATATGATACCTAATTTTCTTAAAAATACAGAAATTGCTAAGTTAATTCAAACTGAAACCAACTATGCTAATGTACTTCTTGCTGAACTTAAAAGTCTAAATTCGAACTTTACTAGTATTAATGCCACAAAACACTGCTCATCAAGATTTATTGCTATATGGTTATCTCAACTCTTTAGAATTTTTTATGCTGAAAGTCAACCTCTTGCATCACTTACATCAAATATTGACAGTGTGCTTTTTGCTTTACGACATATTGGTACCGATGAATCATTTATAAGACTATTTAAGGCTTTTTTACACGTTGATATTGAAATTACAACTCCTCAGGCTGGGGTCATTAAAATTAAACTTCTTGGCACTATAAAAACTAATTTTACTGCATTTATTACGCCTAGCACCCCTAAAGGAAACAGATTAAAACGTATTAAAGTACGTGAAACTAAAGAAGGACTTCAAACTAAACATAGATTTCTAACATTTAATTTTCTTCCTAAGGGATATTCACAATCAATTTATTCATTTATAAAAAACCTTATCCCAATAGGACGGACACTTAAACTATATGATAAAGATAATACAGAAATTATTACTTTTAATTAAGGAGATCAACAATGTCATCTGAAGAACAAATTTTAATTGACAATGAAGAATACATACAAATTAACAAACTAAATAAAATTGGTGATATTAAAGACCAACATTTAATGTTGATTGATGATGGGGTTTCTAGTTGTCATGCAATTACATATGCGAACTTCTTTGACAAAACTAGAGACAAAATCTTTAAAAATGATGGTCTTGAATATTTTAAAGAAGTTATTAAAGACACTATTGCTACAGAACTTATTAATAATGAAGACTTTATTAATAAAGCTTATAGCAAGCTACTTACCAAAATTTTAAATGATGATTCTAGTAGTATTTCTAATATCTTTAGTCAAGTAAAGAGCAGACTTACAAATAGTATGTCAAGTTCCAGACTAAATAAATCTGATTATTTTGTTACTACAAATGGCTATGGTACATTACAAAAATCATCTATTCCTGAATACTTACTTGGTCCACCATCTGATTTCACATTATCAAGGACCAGAACTACAAGTAGTTCAATTGCAGAATACGACCTTAGAAGAAGAGCTTATGTCATAGATATGACTTCAGAGTACTCAAATCAAGACGTTATATTAAGATTTTATTCATCTGATGATGACAAACCCATTTATTTAGACATACTTGTAGATGCAACTATTAATGCATCAGGGACTAAATATGCAAAACGAATATATACTCAATACGCTAGTGAATCAGGCAAAGGATTAATATATTATCTTGGTACAAAAAATGCTTTGGTAGATACTCTTATTCCTTTGTTTCAGGGTTGGTATATACAAAAACGTGGATACTCATCATCAAGTTACGATACAGTTCCTAGACTTGTTAAGCTTTAAAATATTATCTTTATATTTATAGCAAAAATTAATTTTAGCTATATAGTTATAGATACAAATTTTTAAAGAAGAGGTTAAAGCTCATATGAATGACATTGACACAAATAATTTAATACAACTTTTACTTGATATTGATG of the Borrelia hispanica CRI genome contains:
- a CDS encoding DUF276 domain-containing protein (DUF276 is restricted to Borreliella and related spirochetes.), translating into RKYVYLKVKYKIDLQNHIYLNIDSRIRDIYKRIVNNNYTDMGIKFEYQDFFAPVNEIKGIKGLKISAVLKDDDKTQISSINDSEFKENQDIDVKPEELLIFNLTDNLFIDITS
- a CDS encoding DUF735 family protein, with protein sequence MIPNFLKNTEIAKLIQTETNYANVLLAELKSLNSNFTSINATKHCSSRFIAIWLSQLFRIFYAESQPLASLTSNIDSVLFALRHIGTDESFIRLFKAFLHVDIEITTPQAGVIKIKLLGTIKTNFTAFITPSTPKGNRLKRIKVRETKEGLQTKHRFLTFNFLPKGYSQSIYSFIKNLIPIGRTLKLYDKDNTEIITFN
- a CDS encoding DUF685 domain-containing protein, whose translation is MSSEEQILIDNEEYIQINKLNKIGDIKDQHLMLIDDGVSSCHAITYANFFDKTRDKIFKNDGLEYFKEVIKDTIATELINNEDFINKAYSKLLTKILNDDSSSISNIFSQVKSRLTNSMSSSRLNKSDYFVTTNGYGTLQKSSIPEYLLGPPSDFTLSRTRTTSSSIAEYDLRRRAYVIDMTSEYSNQDVILRFYSSDDDKPIYLDILVDATINASGTKYAKRIYTQYASESGKGLIYYLGTKNALVDTLIPLFQGWYIQKRGYSSSSYDTVPRLVKL